The Bryobacteraceae bacterium genomic sequence CGCCGGGGGCGCGGGTGCGGAGGTTCGTCGCTTCGTAGGTGTGCGGGAGGATGGTGATGGCGATGCCGGAGCCGGCGATCTCGGCGATGGTGAGGCTGATGCCGTCGAGGCAGACGGACCCTTTGAACACCATGTAGCGGGCGAGGTCATCGGGGACGCGGAGGCGGAGCCACCAGTTTTCGCCGCCGAGGGATTCGAGCGAGGTCAGCATGGCCGTGCCGTCGACGTGTCCCTGCACAACGTGGCCGCTGAAACGGCCGGCGGCGGCGAGGGGACGTTCGAGATTCACCACGGCGCCGGCGCGGAGGTCGCCCAGGTTGGTGCGGCGAAGGGTTTCGGGCGCGAGGTCGGCGGCGAAGGAATCGGGGCGCAGGTCCACTGCCGTGAGACAGACTCCGTTGACGGCGATGCTCGAGCCGGAAAAGGCGTCGGCGAGCACGGCGCGGCATTCGATGCGGAGGCGGGCTCCGACATCCTGCATGTCGATGCTCGCGACTCGGCCGGTTTCTTCGATGATGCCGGTGAACATACGCTTCTATTTCACCAGTTCCGCCTCGACGGCGAACTCGTCGCTCGTGATGGGGTGGAGGCGGACGTTGCGAAACAGGATGGCATCGACGCGGCGGAGCTTGCCGGCGCCGCCGGCGACGGGAAGCGAATGAAGGCCGCCGAGAATCTTCGGCGCGTAGTAGAAGAAGATCCGGTCGACGATGGCGGATTCGAGCGCGGCCCAGTTGACCTTGCTGCCGGCTTCGATCATGAGCGAGAGGCACCGGCGGCGGCCGAGCTCTGCCACGAGGGCGGCAAGGTCGGTGCGGCCGGCGGGATGATCGGCCACGAATACTTCGACGCCTCGGGCTTCGAGGGCCTTGCGCCGGTCGGCGGGGGCCATTGAAGTGGTCACGATGAGGACGTCGTTGCGGCAGGTCTGGACCATGCGCGAAGTGACGGGAGTGCGGAGTTGCGAATCGAGCACGATGCGGAGGAGGGGGCGCGATCGGGGAAGCGCGGTGCGGTCCGTGAGGAGGCAATCGTCGGCGAGGAGCGTGCCGACGCCGGTGAGAATGGCGTCGACGCCGTGGCGAAGATGCTGCACGTGGAGGCGCGCCTCTTCGGAGGTGATCCAGCCGGTATTGTCTTCCGGGGCGGCGATCTTGCCGTCGAGGGTAAGCGCGGCCTTCAGGATCACGAGCGGCTTGCCGGTGCGCATGAAGTGGACGAAGGGGGCGTTGAGCGCTTCGGCTTCGGCGGTGAAGGAGGAGTCAATGGACGCATGGACGCCGCCGGCGCGGAGTGCTTCGAAGCCCTTGCCCGAGACGAGCGGGTTGGGGTCGGCCATGGCGGCAACAACGCGCGAAACGCCGGCGGCGAGGATCGCCTCGGTGCAGGGCGGGGTGCGGCCCTGATGGCAGCAGGGTTCGAGGGTGAGGTAGAGCGTGGAGCCGCGGGCGGAGTCGCCGGCTTGTTTGAGCGCGACGATCTCGGCGTGATCGCGGCCGTCCCAGATATGAAAGCCGCGTCCGACGATGGCGCCGCCGTTGACGAGCACCGCGCCGACCATGGGATTGGGGCTGGCGAGTCCGAGACCCTTGCGGGCTTCGGCGAGCGCTTCGCGCATGAGTCCGGCGGGGGTCATGTCAATCGAAGAGGGAATCGATGAATCGGGCGGGCTCGAAGGGGAGGAGGTCCGCGGCCTGCTCACCGACGCCGATGAACCGGATGGGCAGGTTGAGTTCGCGGGCGATGGCGACGACAACGCCGCCTTTCGCGGTTCCGTCGAGCTTGGTGAGTACGATGCCGGTGACGCCGGAGGACTCGGTGAACTTGCGTGCCTGTTCGAGTCCATTTTGTCCGGTTGTGGCGTCCATGACGAGGAGCACTTCATGCGGCGCGTCCGGGACGACGCGGGCGGCGGTGCGGCTCATCTTCTCGAGTTCGCCCATGAGGTTGGCCTTGTTGTGGAGGCGGCCGGCGGTATCGACGATCACGTAGTCGACTTTGCGGGCGCGGGCCGATTGCAGGGCGTCGAACAGCACGGCGCTCGGGTCCGAACCCTGCTGCTGGCGGATGACTTCGGTGCTCGTGCGCTGCCCCCATACTTCGAGCTGTTCGATCGCGGCCGCGCGGAAGGTGTCGGCGGCGCAGAGCAGGACGTTCTTGTTTTCGGCGCGGTAGAAGGTGGCGAGCTTTCCGATGGTGGTGGTTTTGCCGACACCGTTGACGCCGACGATCATGTAGACGGCCGGAGGATCAGCGGGGATACGCCAGGGGCGTTCGGTAGTCTGAAGGATCTCGAGCAGGTATTGGCGGATGAGGTTCTTCAGTTCGCCGGCGTCGCTGACGAGCTTGCGGTCCACACGCTGGCGGATGCGTTCGAGGATCTCGGTGGCGGTGCGGACGCCGATGTCGGCGGAGATGAGGTTGTACTCGAGCTCCTCGAGGAGGTCAGCGGAGATCTCCTTGCGCCCGTGGATGGAGTCTTCGATGGCGTCGACGAGGCCGGCGCGGGTCTTCTGGATGCCCTGCTTGAGCCGGTCGAGGAGGCTGGTTTTGCCGCCGCCGGGCGGGGCCGGCGGAGAGGCGGGAGGAGGCGTCCTGCCGCCTCCGAAGAGGTTGTCGAGCATGAGGATCGCGGTGAGTTCACATTGTAGCAGGAGCTTCCGGTAACACTGCTACAATTAAAGCCGGATAAACCATGGAGCGGGTTGGCCGCTACGAAATTCTCGGAGAACTGGGCCGAGGGGCCATGGGTGTGGTTTTGCGCGCCATGGACCCGGTGATCGGGCGGACGATCGCCATCAAGACGATCCGGTTCGATACGCTGGCTGACAGTTCAGACCAGCAGCGGCTGCGGGACCGTCTCTTCCGGGAGGCGCGTTCGGCGGGCGGGTTGTCGCATCCGCACATCGTGACTATTTACGACATCGGGCAGGAGGGCGACATCGCCTTCATCGCGATGGAGTACGTGGCGGGCTCGACGTTGGACGCGGTGATGCGGGATCCGGACCGGCTGGACCGGCAAATGGTGACCAACGTCCTGAGCGACTCGGCCTCGGCACTCGACTACGCACATGCGCGGGGAATCATTCATCGCGACATCAAGCCGGGGAACGTGATGGTGACCGATGCCGGATCCGTGAAGATCACCGATTTCGGCGTCGCGAAGATCACGTCGCATCAGGTGACACGGACCGAGATGGTGCTCGGAACGCCGAGCTACATGTCGCCGGAGCAGATCGAAGGATCGAAGGGGATAGACGGACGCAGCGACCAGTTTTCGCTTGCGGTGATGGCATACGAGCTGTTGACGGGGGAAAAGCCGTTCGCGGCCGATTCGCTTCCGGCGCTGTTGTTCAAGTTGGCGCGGGAAGACGCGCCGTCGGCGCACCTGGTGAATCCGACACTGAACGAAGACGTGGACCTGGTGCTGCGGCGTGCCATGGCGAAGAAGGCGGCGGACCGCTTCGATACGTGCTCCGAGTTCATCACCGAACTGAACGAAGCATTGATCGGGTGCCCGAACTGGGCGCCGCTGACGCACGGCGTGGCGAGGGATCTGCCGACGATGGGACCAAGCGGCGC encodes the following:
- a CDS encoding riboflavin synthase, which encodes MFTGIIEETGRVASIDMQDVGARLRIECRAVLADAFSGSSIAVNGVCLTAVDLRPDSFAADLAPETLRRTNLGDLRAGAVVNLERPLAAAGRFSGHVVQGHVDGTAMLTSLESLGGENWWLRLRVPDDLARYMVFKGSVCLDGISLTIAEIAGSGIAITILPHTYEATNLRTRAPGDRLNVETDILAKYVEKLLRSASE
- the ribD gene encoding bifunctional diaminohydroxyphosphoribosylaminopyrimidine deaminase/5-amino-6-(5-phosphoribosylamino)uracil reductase RibD, producing the protein MTPAGLMREALAEARKGLGLASPNPMVGAVLVNGGAIVGRGFHIWDGRDHAEIVALKQAGDSARGSTLYLTLEPCCHQGRTPPCTEAILAAGVSRVVAAMADPNPLVSGKGFEALRAGGVHASIDSSFTAEAEALNAPFVHFMRTGKPLVILKAALTLDGKIAAPEDNTGWITSEEARLHVQHLRHGVDAILTGVGTLLADDCLLTDRTALPRSRPLLRIVLDSQLRTPVTSRMVQTCRNDVLIVTTSMAPADRRKALEARGVEVFVADHPAGRTDLAALVAELGRRRCLSLMIEAGSKVNWAALESAIVDRIFFYYAPKILGGLHSLPVAGGAGKLRRVDAILFRNVRLHPITSDEFAVEAELVK
- the ftsY gene encoding signal recognition particle-docking protein FtsY encodes the protein MLDNLFGGGRTPPPASPPAPPGGGKTSLLDRLKQGIQKTRAGLVDAIEDSIHGRKEISADLLEELEYNLISADIGVRTATEILERIRQRVDRKLVSDAGELKNLIRQYLLEILQTTERPWRIPADPPAVYMIVGVNGVGKTTTIGKLATFYRAENKNVLLCAADTFRAAAIEQLEVWGQRTSTEVIRQQQGSDPSAVLFDALQSARARKVDYVIVDTAGRLHNKANLMGELEKMSRTAARVVPDAPHEVLLVMDATTGQNGLEQARKFTESSGVTGIVLTKLDGTAKGGVVVAIARELNLPIRFIGVGEQAADLLPFEPARFIDSLFD